The genomic region CTTGTAGATCGCCGTGTAAATTGTAAATACAACATTGCGAAATATAAGGATAAGGTACGATAGTGCATGGCCGAGTAAAAAGGTACGACATTTAATAGAGTTATTGTTGTTTCAGGCATAGTGACGATGAAAACGTTTCCAGCAACGCCCACACTGGAGGCTGTTAAGGCCAAGATCCCGGTCCTCTGCTTCCGGGTAGTCACAAGGGGCCTGTACCCCGACCTCGTGAAGACCTATGTGGAAAGGAACATCAAGACGTGCTATAAAGTGGGTCTTGACAACTTAAAGTTTGAGGTGGTGACTGATAACGCATTGAATCTCCCCAAGTCTGCACTGGTACGGGAGCTCGTTGTACCTAACGACTACCAAACGTTGAAGAACTCGCTGTTTAAGGCGCGCGCGCTGCAGTACTGCAACGAGCCGTCGGTAAACATCCTCTCCAACGATGACTGGGTGGTGCATCTGGAGACGCTGCTAACCGAGAGCTCCACCATCGAACACGCGAACTTTGCCAGTCAGGGCCACGGGGTAATCGGGCAGGGCGTCATCTCGTATGCCAATGAGGAGATGGTCAACTGGTGGACCACCCTGGCCGACTGCGTGCGCGTCTCCGTGGACCTGGGCATGATGAGATTCTCATTCAGCAAGCTCGGCTGCCCGCTCATGGGGTTTAAGGGCTCTTACATCATCGTGAAAGAGTCCGTGGAAAAAGACATCGGGTTTGACTTTGG from Dreissena polymorpha isolate Duluth1 chromosome 5, UMN_Dpol_1.0, whole genome shotgun sequence harbors:
- the LOC127832388 gene encoding beta-1,4-mannosyltransferase egh-like isoform X2, whose protein sequence is MKTFPATPTLEAVKAKIPVLCFRVVTRGLYPDLVKTYVERNIKTCYKVGLDNLKFEVVTDNALNLPKSALVRELVVPNDYQTLKNSLFKARALQYCNEPSVNILSNDDWVVHLETLLTESSTIEHANFASQGHGVIGQGVISYANEEMVNWWTTLADCVRVSVDLGMMRFSFSKLGCPLMGFKGSYIIVKESVEKDIGFDFGPKGSVAEDVMFALVAWGKGYKFNFVEGEMWEKSPFTLGDYIKQRKRWFVGHVYTLFSPEVPFKCKLGMIPTDLGCFLLVGNILNFPASFAFPIPLPLVLNVTAGSMGGLILLLFTFGSTKSFRSRKYGLFRKILLIFATIRIIPLAACLDAIASVYGFYTRNSRGFHIVMKETQKQTKRQSSQIDMDLI